In Bacteroides coprosuis DSM 18011, the following are encoded in one genomic region:
- a CDS encoding hypothetical protein (KEGG: lba:Lebu_1891 hypothetical protein~SPTR: Putative uncharacterized protein;~IMG reference gene:2504106967), whose product MSSCKPQKQNTNTQPTDAITTEQNSLSASTSLFTEEDANKALAFINSYVDRCNQNRELNSNMEWVYSSKLTTPSFNATLKAIIDQAYKDDPELGLEADPIFDAQDYPEAGFELDTFDKQKGALVVKGKNWADFRLALQLVKVNGATLVDGCGSIRIPENERTER is encoded by the coding sequence ATGAGCAGTTGTAAGCCTCAAAAACAGAATACAAACACGCAGCCTACAGATGCTATAACTACTGAGCAGAACAGTCTCTCAGCTTCAACTTCTCTTTTTACGGAAGAGGATGCGAATAAAGCTTTGGCTTTCATAAATAGTTATGTAGATAGATGCAACCAAAATAGAGAGTTGAACAGTAATATGGAATGGGTTTACTCTAGCAAACTGACTACTCCAAGTTTTAATGCAACGCTCAAGGCTATCATCGACCAAGCTTATAAAGATGATCCCGAACTTGGTTTGGAAGCCGATCCCATCTTCGATGCACAAGATTATCCCGAAGCTGGTTTTGAGCTAGATACTTTCGATAAACAGAAAGGTGCTCTTGTGGTAAAAGGGAAAAACTGGGCAGACTTCCGACTAGCTCTTCAGCTGGTAAAAGTAAATGGAGCTACTCTAGTTGATGGTTGTGGAAGCATCCGTATTCCAGAAAATGAAAGAACAGAAAGATAG